In a genomic window of Onychostoma macrolepis isolate SWU-2019 chromosome 08, ASM1243209v1, whole genome shotgun sequence:
- the st6galnac5b gene encoding alpha-N-acetylgalactosaminide alpha-2,6-sialyltransferase 5b, with translation MKTRTRHGIILIGVVSVLTSLLLLYNSSFTDTPEDQMLSDGHQMDVLQQQTSYLEGYSSIIDHKPLRMHCKSCALVTSSGHMTGSGRGADIDRKECVIRMNDAPTRSYQRDVGQRTSLRVVAHSSMQRVLRNRLELLNSSQNTFFIFWGPGNYMRQDGKGLVYNNLRLLKQVMPKLQVYVISRLKMLHFDELFKKETGKDRKRSNSWLSTGWFTMAIAVEICDRIDVYGMIPPEFCKSPNLEPSVPYHYYEPAGPDECKMYLSHEQGRHGSHHRFITEKRVFANWARIFNIHFHQPDWRPAPVTKNSTDS, from the exons ATGAAGACGCGAACG CGTCATGGGATCATATTGATTGGTGTCGTAAGCGTGCTTACAAGCTTATTGCTCCTGTACAACAGCAGTTTTACTGACACACCAGAAGATCAGATGCTGTCAGATGGACATCAGATGGACGTTCTACAACAGCAAACATCCTACTTAGAAGGTTACAGCAGCATCATTGATCATAAG CCTCTTAGGATGCATTGCAAAAGCTGTGCCTTAGTGACCAGCTCTGGTCACATGACCGGAAGTGGTCGAGGTGCGGATATTGACCGTAAGGAGTGTGTCATCCGTATGAATGATGCCCCAACACGAAGCTACCAGAGGGATGTGGGCCAGCGAACGAGCCTGCGTGTGGTCGCACACTCCAGCATGCAACGTGTGCTACGAAACCGCCTTGAGCTACTCAACTCCAGCCAGAACACCTTCTTTATCTTCTGGGGGCCTGGAAACTACATGCGCCAAGACGGTAAAGGCCTTGTCTACAACAACCTGCGTCTGCTGAAGCAGGTGATGCCTAAACTACAGGTGTACGTCATCTCGAGGCTAAAGATGCTGCATTTTGATGAGCTCTTTAAGAAGGAAACAGGGAAAGATAG AAAAAGGTCCAATTCATGGCTCAGCACGGGTTGGTTCACGATGGCGATCGCTGTGGAGATTTGTGACAGAATCGACGTCTATGGCATGATTCCTCCTGAGTTCTGCAA GTCGCCCAACCTCGAGCCATCAGTGCCGTATCACTACTATGAGCCTGCGGGGCCAGatgaatgtaaaatgtatcTCTCCCACGAGCAGGGCCGGCACGGCAGCCACCATCGTTTCATCACTGAGAAACGTGTCTTTGCCAACTGGGCGCGTATATTCAACATACACTTCCATCAACCAGACTGGAGACCGGCACCTGTTACAAAAAACAGCACAGACTCCTGA